In the genome of Gloeotrichia echinulata CP02, one region contains:
- the sufC gene encoding Fe-S cluster assembly ATPase SufC: MIIENSEVLLSVRDLTAEVDGTPILKGVNLEVRYGEIHAIMGPNGSGKSTLSKVLAGHPAYTVTGGEVIFQGQNLLELTPEERARTGVFLAFQYPLEIPGVSNLDFLRVAYNSRRKAQGLEELDAFDFDDLVEQKLEVVKMNPAFLGRSVNEGFSGGEKKRNEILQMALLEPKLAILDETDSGLDIDALKIVAHGVNQLTNSENATIMITHYQRLLDYIIPDFVHVMAFGRILTSGGKELALELESRGYDWVLEDAAVEVLV, from the coding sequence ATGATTATTGAAAATAGTGAAGTTTTGCTGTCGGTGCGTGACTTGACGGCTGAAGTTGATGGGACACCGATTTTGAAGGGTGTGAATTTGGAAGTTCGCTATGGTGAAATCCATGCGATTATGGGACCGAATGGTTCGGGAAAGAGTACCTTGTCTAAGGTGTTGGCTGGACATCCGGCGTATACTGTGACTGGTGGTGAGGTAATTTTTCAAGGACAAAATCTGCTAGAATTGACGCCGGAAGAAAGAGCGAGAACAGGTGTGTTTTTGGCGTTCCAATATCCGTTAGAAATTCCTGGTGTGAGCAATTTGGATTTTTTGCGGGTTGCTTACAATTCTCGTCGCAAGGCGCAAGGTTTAGAAGAATTGGATGCGTTTGATTTTGATGATTTGGTAGAGCAAAAGTTGGAAGTGGTGAAGATGAATCCCGCTTTCCTGGGACGTAGTGTGAATGAAGGATTTTCTGGTGGTGAGAAGAAGCGGAACGAAATTCTGCAAATGGCGCTGCTAGAACCGAAGTTAGCGATTTTGGATGAGACTGATTCTGGTTTGGATATAGACGCGCTAAAAATTGTGGCGCATGGAGTGAACCAACTCACCAATTCCGAAAACGCCACGATTATGATTACCCATTACCAGCGCTTGCTAGATTATATAATACCAGATTTTGTCCATGTGATGGCTTTCGGGCGAATTCTCACCAGTGGTGGTAAGGAATTGGCGCTGGAATTGGAATCTCGTGGTTATGACTGGGTGTTGGAAGATGCTGCAGTTGAGGTGCTGGTGTAA
- the sufB gene encoding Fe-S cluster assembly protein SufB codes for MSATVKTLVNQPYKYGFVTDIEADTIPRGLNEDVIRLISSKKNEPEFMLEFRLRAYRQWLKMTEPTWPSVKYPPINYQDIIYYSAPKQKKAKLNSLDEVDPTLLETFEKLGIPLSEQKRLSNVAVDAIFDSVSVATTFKEKLLKDGVIFCSISEALQEYPELIKKYLGSVVPIADNYFAALNAAVFSDGSFVYIPKGVKCPMELSTYFRINSGDTGQFERTLIVAEEGSYVSYLEGCTAPMYDSNQLHAAVVELVALDNAEIKYSTVQNWYAGDANGKGGIYNFVTKRGLCQGVNSKISWTQVETGSAITWKYPSCVLVGDNSVGEFYSVALTNNMQQADTGTKMIHIGKNTRSTIISKGISAGKSSNSYRGLVKVNPTAKGARNYSQCDSMLIGDNAHANTFPYIQVQNHTAKVEHEASTSKIGEEQLFFFAQRGISAEDAISMMISGFCKDVFNQLPMEFAVEADKLLSLKLEGSVG; via the coding sequence ATGAGCGCCACTGTCAAAACCTTAGTCAACCAACCCTACAAGTATGGCTTCGTCACCGACATTGAAGCCGACACGATACCGCGTGGACTAAACGAGGACGTTATCCGTTTAATCTCCAGCAAGAAGAACGAGCCGGAATTCATGCTGGAATTTCGCCTGCGAGCTTATCGCCAGTGGCTAAAAATGACAGAACCAACTTGGCCTAGCGTCAAGTATCCACCAATTAATTATCAGGATATCATTTACTATTCAGCGCCGAAACAAAAAAAAGCCAAGCTCAATAGTTTAGACGAAGTTGATCCTACCCTCCTGGAAACCTTTGAGAAGTTGGGGATTCCCCTGTCGGAACAGAAGCGACTGAGTAACGTAGCTGTAGACGCGATTTTTGATAGCGTTTCTGTCGCTACCACCTTTAAAGAAAAACTCCTCAAAGACGGCGTAATTTTCTGCTCAATTTCCGAAGCATTGCAGGAATACCCAGAACTGATAAAAAAATACCTGGGTAGTGTCGTCCCCATAGCAGATAATTATTTTGCAGCTTTGAACGCCGCCGTATTCAGCGATGGTTCTTTTGTCTATATTCCTAAAGGCGTAAAATGCCCAATGGAACTATCTACCTACTTCCGCATCAACTCTGGTGATACGGGACAATTTGAGCGGACTTTAATTGTCGCCGAGGAAGGTAGCTATGTGTCCTATTTAGAAGGTTGTACAGCGCCAATGTATGACAGCAACCAGCTACACGCTGCGGTTGTGGAACTTGTCGCCTTAGACAATGCGGAAATTAAATATTCCACCGTGCAAAACTGGTATGCTGGCGATGCGAATGGTAAAGGCGGGATTTATAACTTCGTCACCAAACGGGGTTTATGTCAAGGTGTAAATTCCAAGATTTCCTGGACACAAGTGGAAACCGGTTCAGCAATCACTTGGAAATATCCCAGTTGCGTCTTGGTGGGTGATAACTCCGTGGGTGAATTTTACTCTGTGGCGCTGACAAATAATATGCAGCAAGCCGACACCGGCACTAAGATGATTCATATTGGTAAAAACACTCGCAGTACAATTATTTCTAAAGGAATTTCTGCTGGTAAATCTAGTAACAGCTATCGGGGTTTGGTGAAAGTCAACCCAACGGCTAAAGGGGCGAGAAACTATTCCCAATGCGACTCAATGCTAATTGGGGATAATGCTCACGCCAATACTTTCCCTTATATCCAGGTGCAAAACCATACCGCCAAAGTAGAACATGAAGCTTCTACTTCTAAAATTGGGGAGGAACAACTATTCTTCTTCGCTCAACGGGGTATTTCCGCAGAAGATGCAATTTCGATGATGATTAGTGGCTTCTGTAAGGATGTTTTTAATCAGTTACCAATGGAATTTGCGGTGGAAGCTGATAAGTTGTTGAGCTTGAAGTTAGAAGGTTCAGTTGGATAA
- a CDS encoding cysteine desulfurase has translation MTFTPTKTLADQVRADFPILHQQVNDKPLVYLDNAATSQKPLFVLNTLRDYYEQYNANVHRGAHTLSAKATDAYEGARDKVAKFINAVSRQEIVYTRNATEAINLVAYSWGMNNLQPGDEIILSVMEHHSNIVPWQFVSQKTGAVLKFVELTPAETFDLEQFKQLISEKTKLVSIVHVSNTLGCINPVQEIATIAHRYGAKFLVDACQSVPHMPIDVQEIDCDWLVASGHKMCATTGIGFLYGKLELLESMPPFFGGGEMIAEVYLDHSTYAELPHKFEAGTPAIGEAIALGSAIDYLTNIGMDKIHAYEAELTAYLFQQLAQIPELRIYGPKPDAKGVRVASPTGEGRAALAAFTVGEVHANDISTLLDQEGVAIRSGHHCTQPLHRYLHLNATARASLSFYNTREEIDIFIKALKETLDFFAGVFA, from the coding sequence ATGACTTTTACTCCTACCAAAACCCTCGCCGATCAAGTCCGCGCTGACTTCCCTATCTTACACCAGCAAGTCAATGATAAACCTTTGGTTTACCTCGATAATGCGGCGACATCTCAAAAACCTTTGTTCGTCTTAAATACTCTACGAGATTATTACGAACAATATAACGCTAATGTGCATCGCGGTGCCCACACTCTCAGTGCTAAAGCTACTGATGCTTATGAAGGTGCGAGAGATAAAGTTGCTAAATTTATTAATGCTGTATCTCGCCAAGAAATTGTCTACACCCGCAATGCAACTGAAGCAATTAATTTGGTAGCTTACAGTTGGGGAATGAACAATTTGCAGCCGGGAGATGAAATCATTCTCTCGGTGATGGAACACCATAGTAATATTGTTCCTTGGCAATTTGTTTCCCAAAAAACCGGTGCAGTGTTAAAATTTGTGGAACTGACACCAGCAGAAACTTTTGATTTAGAACAGTTTAAACAACTGATTTCTGAAAAAACAAAATTGGTGTCCATAGTCCATGTATCCAATACCTTGGGTTGTATTAACCCAGTCCAAGAAATTGCTACGATTGCTCACAGATACGGCGCGAAATTCTTAGTTGATGCTTGTCAAAGTGTACCTCATATGCCTATCGATGTGCAGGAAATAGACTGCGATTGGTTGGTAGCTTCTGGTCACAAAATGTGTGCTACAACTGGCATAGGATTTTTATATGGTAAGTTAGAATTGCTAGAATCAATGCCACCATTTTTTGGTGGTGGTGAGATGATAGCTGAGGTGTATTTAGACCATTCTACCTACGCTGAGTTACCCCATAAATTTGAAGCCGGTACACCCGCAATTGGGGAAGCGATCGCTCTGGGTTCGGCGATAGATTATCTTACTAATATAGGTATGGATAAAATCCACGCCTATGAAGCTGAATTAACAGCTTATTTGTTCCAACAATTAGCGCAAATTCCCGAACTTCGGATTTACGGCCCCAAGCCAGATGCTAAGGGAGTTCGCGTAGCGTCTCCGACAGGAGAAGGTAGAGCGGCTTTAGCTGCTTTCACCGTGGGTGAAGTCCACGCCAATGACATATCTACATTATTAGATCAAGAAGGCGTCGCTATTCGTTCTGGACACCATTGCACTCAACCATTACACCGTTATTTGCATCTTAACGCAACCGCTAGGGCGAGTTTGTCTTTCTACAATACCCGCGAGGAAATTGATATTTTTATCAAAGCACTCAAGGAAACTCTTGACTTTTTTGCTGGGGTATTCGCTTAA
- a CDS encoding FKBP-type peptidyl-prolyl cis-trans isomerase: MKSILLSVAFMLICVVVLVLAQVGNKQNSSIANNVTQATPAPTTVTENNTLIPKNTMPEDNTITTASGLKYVEIEEGTGETPQPGQKVEVHYTGTLTDGTKFDSSRDRRSPFSFIIGRGQVIQGWDEGLSTMKVGGQRKLIIPPELGYGSRGAGGVIPPNATLIFDVQLLSVK, translated from the coding sequence TTGAAATCAATTTTACTCAGTGTGGCGTTCATGCTGATCTGTGTTGTGGTTTTGGTGTTAGCGCAAGTTGGTAATAAACAAAATTCGTCCATTGCTAATAATGTGACTCAAGCTACACCAGCACCCACTACAGTTACTGAAAACAATACTTTAATTCCGAAGAATACTATGCCTGAAGACAATACCATTACTACCGCCTCTGGATTAAAATATGTCGAGATAGAGGAGGGAACGGGAGAGACTCCTCAACCTGGACAAAAGGTTGAAGTTCACTATACTGGTACTTTAACAGATGGTACTAAGTTTGATAGTTCACGCGATCGCCGCAGTCCTTTCAGCTTTATCATCGGACGTGGACAGGTAATCCAAGGCTGGGACGAAGGCCTTAGCACGATGAAAGTGGGCGGTCAACGTAAGTTAATTATCCCCCCAGAGTTAGGTTATGGTTCTCGTGGTGCTGGTGGCGTAATTCCTCCCAACGCTACTTTGATTTTTGATGTGCAATTGTTGAGTGTGAAGTAG
- a CDS encoding Uma2 family endonuclease, with translation MLVTSTPAEQRTVLHNVSWETFEALLTDTGEDRGSRFAYDCGTLEIMTPLFEHENPKSNLGNFIIALAEELDIELRSAGSTTLKRKLARRGIEPDNCYYIKTEPRVRGKETLDLETDPPPDLAIEIDITSSSVNKFNIYSALGVTELWRYDGKDLKFYQLLDGEYVECEFSIAFPIISVSDMSRFIQQSKSMGEIALLKSFRAWVREKLKS, from the coding sequence ATGCTTGTAACGTCAACACCCGCAGAACAAAGAACAGTGCTACACAACGTTAGCTGGGAAACCTTTGAAGCCTTGCTGACAGATACAGGTGAGGATAGAGGTTCTCGCTTTGCTTATGACTGCGGTACTTTAGAAATCATGACTCCACTTTTTGAACACGAAAATCCCAAAAGTAATTTGGGAAATTTTATTATTGCTTTAGCTGAAGAATTAGATATTGAACTCAGAAGCGCTGGTTCTACAACTTTAAAGCGGAAATTAGCCAGACGTGGTATAGAACCAGATAACTGCTACTATATAAAAACTGAACCGAGAGTCAGAGGGAAGGAAACTTTAGATTTAGAAACAGATCCGCCACCTGATTTAGCAATTGAAATTGATATTACTAGCAGTTCGGTGAATAAATTTAATATTTATTCAGCCTTGGGTGTAACTGAACTTTGGAGATATGACGGGAAGGATTTAAAATTTTATCAGTTGCTAGATGGGGAATATGTTGAGTGTGAGTTTAGTATTGCCTTTCCTATAATATCTGTTAGTGATATGAGCAGATTTATTCAGCAGAGTAAAAGTATGGGTGAAATTGCTTTGTTGAAATCTTTTCGTGCTTGGGTGCGGGAGAAGCTTAAGAGTTAA
- the sufR gene encoding iron-sulfur cluster biosynthesis transcriptional regulator SufR, whose translation MATTHQSSTKQDILEYLLKHTQATAFELADILDISPQAIRRHLKDLETQEMILCSTAEQAGMGRPQHVYQLSNQGRDRLQRTSDRLSDGYGDFAVSLLDTLAETVGPDQVTTILQKQWERKAQEYHERVGKGSLQQRVAKLVQLRQAEGFMAQYHPVEPNHSPAEERFIFIEHTCAISNVAESFPSICGHELEMFAAILPDCTVERTHWMIHGEHRCGYLFSTRSKTKI comes from the coding sequence ATGGCGACTACCCACCAGTCCTCAACGAAGCAAGATATCCTAGAATATCTCCTGAAACACACGCAAGCAACGGCTTTCGAGCTAGCTGACATCTTAGATATTAGTCCCCAAGCGATTCGTCGCCATCTCAAGGATTTAGAGACCCAAGAGATGATATTATGCTCAACAGCGGAACAAGCCGGGATGGGGAGACCGCAGCATGTATATCAATTAAGTAATCAAGGACGCGATCGCCTCCAACGAACAAGCGATCGCCTAAGTGATGGCTATGGTGACTTTGCCGTTTCCCTGCTGGATACCTTAGCAGAAACCGTCGGACCAGACCAGGTGACAACGATTTTACAAAAACAGTGGGAGCGCAAAGCCCAAGAATACCACGAGCGCGTGGGTAAAGGTTCACTACAACAACGTGTGGCAAAATTAGTTCAACTCAGACAAGCCGAAGGATTCATGGCCCAGTATCATCCTGTAGAGCCGAATCACTCCCCAGCAGAAGAACGCTTTATTTTCATCGAACACACCTGCGCCATTTCCAACGTAGCCGAATCCTTCCCTAGCATCTGTGGTCATGAATTAGAAATGTTTGCCGCCATTCTTCCTGATTGTACAGTAGAACGTACCCACTGGATGATTCACGGCGAACATCGTTGTGGTTATTTATTTAGTACCAGATCGAAAACAAAAATTTAA
- the sufD gene encoding Fe-S cluster assembly protein SufD, protein MSIQVSPIPNSDTVSLTDRDAYLSELLKIASRPTDMIWLQELRDRAANWVRHSTIPTTRDEEWRFTDLSSLRKVEFKSVEPLEVKSLQPDILKEAVNSRLVFVNGVYVPQLSAIANLPSGVVVGNLTGLSVDLQERVKQYLAEAEGAKEVFTALNTAGLSDAAIILVQKNVAVETPIHLVFISVTGEMASISQPRCLVVTESGSQLTVIEDYTHHTDAEGVYLTNAVTEIWLAQNAEVSHTRVVREAAAAFHVGKTAVTQARDSRYICNAITLGGKLSRHNLEILQTGEQTQTTLNGLTMIWGNQLGDTHSAIALNYPYGVSRQLHKCIVGDRAHAVFNGKVFVPKPAQQTDAGQLNRNLLLSSKARVDTKPQLEITADNVKCAHGATVSQLEDDEIFYLQSRGIDENAARNLLINAFAAEIINEIPLSSLREILLNTVNNLKSTSLDS, encoded by the coding sequence ATGAGTATTCAAGTTTCTCCCATTCCTAACTCAGATACTGTCAGTTTGACGGATAGAGATGCTTATCTATCTGAGTTGTTGAAGATTGCATCTCGCCCAACTGATATGATTTGGTTACAGGAATTGCGCGATCGCGCTGCTAATTGGGTACGTCACTCGACTATCCCCACGACCCGTGATGAAGAATGGCGCTTTACTGATTTGTCTTCTTTGCGAAAGGTGGAATTCAAATCTGTAGAACCTTTAGAGGTAAAGTCTCTACAGCCTGATATTCTTAAGGAAGCGGTTAATAGCCGTTTGGTATTTGTCAATGGTGTTTATGTACCACAGTTATCGGCGATCGCCAATTTACCTTCTGGGGTTGTCGTCGGTAATCTAACAGGGTTATCGGTGGATTTACAGGAGCGAGTTAAGCAGTATTTAGCTGAGGCTGAGGGAGCTAAGGAAGTATTTACGGCTCTCAATACCGCTGGTTTGTCGGATGCGGCGATTATTTTGGTCCAGAAGAATGTCGCAGTTGAGACGCCTATTCATTTGGTGTTTATTTCTGTGACGGGTGAAATGGCGAGTATTTCCCAACCCCGTTGTTTGGTGGTGACTGAAAGTGGTTCTCAGCTGACTGTGATTGAAGATTATACGCACCACACAGACGCAGAGGGAGTTTACCTGACTAATGCGGTTACGGAAATTTGGCTGGCCCAGAATGCCGAGGTGAGTCACACTAGGGTTGTACGGGAAGCTGCTGCGGCTTTTCATGTTGGGAAGACTGCTGTGACTCAGGCTCGTGATAGTCGATATATTTGTAATGCGATTACTTTGGGTGGTAAGCTGTCACGTCACAATTTGGAGATTTTGCAAACTGGTGAGCAAACCCAAACTACTCTCAATGGTTTGACGATGATTTGGGGTAATCAGTTGGGGGATACTCACAGTGCGATCGCCCTGAATTATCCTTATGGTGTGAGTCGGCAATTGCATAAGTGTATTGTAGGCGATCGCGCTCATGCTGTGTTCAACGGTAAGGTTTTTGTTCCTAAGCCGGCGCAGCAAACTGATGCGGGTCAGTTGAATCGCAATTTGTTATTATCATCCAAGGCGAGGGTTGATACTAAACCTCAATTGGAAATTACTGCCGATAACGTTAAATGTGCCCACGGTGCTACTGTCAGCCAGTTGGAGGATGATGAAATATTCTACCTGCAAAGTCGGGGCATTGATGAAAATGCTGCCCGCAATTTGTTAATTAACGCTTTCGCAGCGGAAATTATCAACGAAATCCCACTTTCTTCTCTGCGAGAAATCCTTTTAAATACCGTCAATAATCTTAAGTCTACATCACTTGACTCTTGA
- a CDS encoding CPBP family glutamic-type intramembrane protease — protein MTIKRLGLILLTVVAVWIAGQSLFSSWQKPQIQSNLELYQTNLVLQAQVWEAEDSQDENLQGFREAILGEKSLENATKQYQQARKSVQANLVKVKKELAQLRSPAVNITTPPQPLPDIPRTTKTSSPVEPQQLQQSLKQLEKLLGELDLRVGILQAQPGKTDTAIKTWTELEQRLDSNREFSETAAVLKGLWSNPPLLLPNAEQLIQNNLDGWFRSTALIQLYQLQQRPDALSEVKALQQQVAAKSVLKLALISIIPTGAAVIGTLLLIVLLGQWLFKGNAALLAQNADIPWSTPWDGETILQVFILGFFLMGQVFVPLILSLIPIPRPLGNVRIQAFYVLVSYLLVASGALWVLYSSIRRFFPLPELWFQFRLQGKWFLWGLGGYCTALPIVVLVSLLNQQLWQGQGGSNPLLQLALESQDFVALGIFYITAAIAAPLFEEILFRGFLLPSLTRYLPVWVSVLASSLLFAAAHLSLSEILPLTALGIVLGVVYTRSRNLLAPMLLHSLWNSGTLLSLFILGSGNQ, from the coding sequence ATGACTATCAAACGGTTGGGTTTAATTTTGCTGACGGTGGTAGCAGTCTGGATTGCTGGTCAGTCTTTATTCAGCAGTTGGCAAAAACCGCAGATCCAAAGCAACCTGGAATTGTACCAAACAAATCTGGTGCTACAAGCCCAAGTCTGGGAAGCAGAAGATAGCCAGGACGAGAATTTGCAGGGATTTCGCGAAGCAATACTGGGTGAGAAATCTCTAGAAAATGCTACGAAGCAATATCAACAGGCGCGGAAATCGGTACAAGCTAATTTGGTAAAGGTGAAAAAGGAATTGGCGCAACTGCGATCGCCTGCTGTCAATATTACCACTCCCCCACAACCACTACCAGATATCCCGCGTACTACCAAAACTTCTAGCCCTGTAGAACCGCAACAGCTACAGCAGTCTCTCAAGCAACTGGAAAAATTGCTGGGGGAATTAGATTTGCGCGTGGGAATTTTACAAGCACAGCCAGGAAAGACGGATACAGCCATCAAGACCTGGACTGAATTAGAGCAACGCTTAGATAGCAATCGTGAGTTTAGCGAAACTGCTGCTGTGTTGAAGGGACTTTGGAGTAATCCTCCCCTTCTCCTACCAAATGCCGAGCAGTTGATTCAAAATAATTTAGACGGTTGGTTTCGCTCTACGGCGTTGATTCAATTATATCAACTCCAGCAACGTCCAGACGCATTATCAGAGGTGAAAGCCTTACAACAGCAAGTAGCTGCTAAATCTGTGTTGAAATTAGCGCTGATTAGCATCATCCCCACGGGAGCAGCTGTGATTGGTACGTTACTGCTAATTGTTTTGCTAGGTCAATGGTTGTTCAAGGGTAACGCCGCCTTATTAGCTCAAAATGCTGATATCCCTTGGTCTACCCCTTGGGATGGTGAAACGATTTTGCAGGTTTTCATCCTGGGCTTTTTCTTGATGGGACAAGTCTTTGTGCCCTTGATTTTATCCTTGATCCCTATCCCCCGTCCCCTGGGTAATGTCCGCATTCAAGCTTTCTACGTCTTAGTCAGTTATCTGCTGGTAGCATCAGGTGCTTTGTGGGTGCTTTATAGCTCCATCAGGCGTTTTTTCCCCCTACCAGAATTATGGTTTCAGTTCCGTTTGCAGGGTAAGTGGTTTTTGTGGGGACTGGGTGGCTATTGCACCGCTTTACCCATAGTCGTGTTGGTGTCTTTGCTCAATCAACAACTATGGCAAGGACAGGGTGGCAGTAATCCTCTACTCCAACTGGCATTAGAAAGCCAAGATTTTGTGGCACTAGGGATATTCTACATCACAGCTGCGATCGCTGCTCCATTATTTGAAGAAATTCTCTTTCGCGGCTTTTTGTTACCCTCCCTCACTCGTTACTTACCAGTATGGGTATCTGTTCTAGCTAGTAGCCTGTTATTTGCTGCTGCTCACCTGAGCTTGTCGGAAATT
- a CDS encoding phasin family protein, with protein sequence MDNNNWMQQILMLGIGTTSLVADKLRQVGDELVKDGKLNPEQAKAVMDDIVQQLRSDQGTWDAQMQRQVRNMMQDLGVARQSEVDELRGRIDRLERQVRDLENKLWR encoded by the coding sequence ATGGATAACAATAATTGGATGCAGCAGATATTAATGCTGGGTATTGGTACTACATCTTTGGTAGCGGACAAACTCCGACAAGTGGGGGATGAATTGGTTAAGGATGGTAAGCTCAATCCTGAGCAAGCCAAGGCGGTCATGGATGACATTGTACAGCAGTTGCGCTCTGACCAGGGCACCTGGGACGCCCAAATGCAACGACAAGTGCGAAATATGATGCAGGATTTAGGGGTGGCGCGTCAGTCTGAAGTGGATGAATTACGCGGTAGAATTGACCGATTAGAGCGTCAAGTGCGCGATCTAGAAAATAAGCTTTGGCGTTAG